In Streptomyces sclerotialus, one genomic interval encodes:
- a CDS encoding AMP-dependent synthetase/ligase produces the protein MREYSVPPLATAPRVGGLADVVFENAESGPDRVALCRKDAAGRWEEVSAARFRDEVMALAKGLLAQGVRFGDRVGIMSRTRYEWTLFDFALWSIGAQPVPLYPTSSAEQVFWMLHDSAVSSCLVEHEDHAMTIGSVIDRLPHLRLLWQLDADPVTELTEAGRHIEDDVVHRHRMAVTPDAPATIIYTSGTTGRPKGCVISHANFMAEADNVVERYEKVFHSKPGDEASTLLFLPLAHVFGRMVQVAAIRGRVKLGHQPNLSATALLPDLQSFKPSFILAVPYIFEKVFAAARRKAESEGKVGPFDKAVDVARRYAEALEHKAFGTGSGPGPGLRMQHQLFDKLVYSKVREAMGGRVRHAMSGGSAMERRLGLFWEGAGVTIYEGYGLTESTAAATANPPERTRFGTVGLPIPGTTVHIADDNEVWIHGGQVFQGYLNDPKATDAVLHDGWLATGDLGQLDEDGYLTIIGRKKEVLVTSGGKTISPVPLEERVRAHPLVAQCIVVGNDRPYVAALVTLDAEAVTHWLQMRGKPSMPPTDLVRDPDLETEIRRAVVAANTLVSQAESIRTFRILASQFSEEHGLLTPSLKLKRKAIETAYEAEVAALYG, from the coding sequence TTGCGCGAGTACTCCGTCCCCCCACTGGCGACGGCGCCCCGGGTCGGTGGTCTGGCGGACGTCGTCTTCGAGAACGCCGAGTCCGGCCCCGACCGGGTCGCGCTCTGCCGTAAGGACGCCGCGGGACGCTGGGAGGAAGTCAGCGCCGCGCGGTTCCGCGACGAGGTGATGGCGCTCGCCAAGGGCCTGCTGGCACAGGGCGTACGATTCGGCGACCGCGTCGGCATCATGTCGCGGACGCGGTACGAATGGACCCTGTTCGACTTCGCCCTGTGGTCGATCGGCGCGCAGCCCGTACCGCTGTACCCGACCTCCTCGGCCGAGCAGGTCTTCTGGATGCTGCACGACTCGGCCGTCTCCTCCTGCCTGGTCGAGCACGAGGACCACGCGATGACCATCGGGTCCGTCATCGACCGGCTGCCGCACCTGCGCCTGCTCTGGCAACTGGACGCGGACCCGGTCACCGAGCTGACCGAGGCCGGCCGGCACATCGAGGACGACGTGGTGCACCGGCACCGCATGGCGGTCACCCCGGACGCCCCCGCGACCATCATCTACACCTCCGGCACCACCGGCCGCCCCAAGGGCTGCGTGATCAGCCACGCCAATTTCATGGCCGAGGCCGACAACGTCGTCGAACGGTACGAGAAGGTCTTCCACTCCAAGCCGGGTGACGAGGCGTCCACCCTGCTCTTCCTGCCGCTGGCGCACGTCTTCGGGCGGATGGTGCAGGTCGCCGCGATTCGCGGCCGGGTCAAGCTCGGCCACCAGCCGAACCTCTCGGCCACCGCACTCCTCCCGGACCTGCAGTCCTTCAAGCCGAGCTTCATCCTCGCGGTGCCCTACATCTTCGAGAAGGTGTTCGCGGCGGCACGCCGGAAGGCCGAGAGCGAGGGCAAGGTCGGCCCGTTCGACAAGGCCGTGGACGTGGCGCGGCGGTACGCCGAGGCGTTGGAGCACAAGGCCTTCGGCACCGGCTCAGGGCCTGGCCCGGGCCTGCGCATGCAGCACCAGCTCTTCGACAAGCTGGTCTACAGCAAGGTGCGGGAGGCGATGGGCGGCCGGGTGCGGCACGCGATGTCGGGCGGCTCGGCGATGGAACGCCGGCTCGGCCTCTTCTGGGAAGGCGCGGGCGTCACCATCTACGAGGGGTACGGCCTGACGGAGTCCACCGCGGCGGCCACCGCGAACCCGCCCGAGCGGACCCGGTTCGGCACGGTCGGCCTGCCCATCCCCGGTACGACCGTGCACATCGCCGACGACAACGAGGTGTGGATCCACGGCGGCCAGGTCTTCCAGGGCTACCTCAACGACCCCAAGGCCACCGACGCCGTGCTGCACGACGGCTGGCTCGCCACCGGCGACCTCGGCCAGCTCGACGAGGACGGCTACCTCACGATCATCGGCCGCAAGAAGGAGGTCCTGGTGACCTCCGGCGGCAAGACGATCTCACCGGTGCCCCTGGAGGAGCGGGTCAGGGCGCACCCGCTGGTCGCCCAGTGCATCGTCGTCGGCAACGACCGGCCGTACGTCGCCGCGCTGGTCACGCTCGACGCCGAGGCCGTGACGCACTGGCTGCAGATGCGCGGCAAGCCGTCCATGCCGCCGACCGACCTGGTGCGCGACCCGGATCTGGAGACCGAGATCCGGCGCGCGGTGGTCGCCGCGAACACGCTCGTCTCGCAGGCCGAGTCGATCCGTACGTTCCGGATACTGGCCAGCCAGTTCAGCGAGGAGCACGGGCTGCTGACGCCGTCGCTGAAGCTGAAGCGGAAGGCGATCGAGACGGCGTACGAGGCCGAGGTGGCGGCGCTGTACGGGTGA